The Hymenobacter sp. DG25A nucleotide sequence TGTGCTCCCAGATAATGGCTTTGCTGTCGGGTCCGTGCAGGTCCAGCAGGCGGGTGAGGGTTTCCATCATGTGCTCGTCGCGCACATTCCAGGAGGCCGAGCCGCCCTTAATCATGGCGCGGTAGTAGCGCTCAGCATTTACGGCCACCAGCGCATTCTGCTCCGCGTTGAATTTCTGCTCCCGCACCAGCAGGCCATCGGGGGCAGATGCGGCAATCTGCTTGCGCAGGGCCTGCAGCATTTCCGTTACCTCATCCTCGCAGTCCTGCCGCACATAAGCCACCGACTCGGCATACTCCTGCGGGTCGTTGCCGAAGGGCTCAAAGCAGCGAAAAGCTCGGTGAGCCGCTTCAATGGCGCCATCTCCCTGCTTTTCCACGTAGCGCATAATCTCCTGCAAGGAGTCCCAGAGGCTGTACACATCCAGCCCAAAAAAGCCCACGCGTTGCTCTTGCGGGCGCTTTTGGTTGAGTTGGTGCAGCCAATCAATCAACGCCGAAATTTCCCAGTTGCCCCACATCCAGGTGGGCCAGCGGTTAAAGGTCTGCAGCAGGCGGGCGGCCGAGCCGTAGGTGACCTGGTCCTGCTTAATGGCCGCATTCACCTCAAAGCAGTCGGGCCAGTCGCCTTCCACCGCAATAAACTGAAAGCCCTTTTCCTTGATGAGGCGCTTGCTCAGCGCCGTGCGCCAGGTGTAATACTCATGCGTGCCGTGGGAGGCTTCCCCCAGCAGTACCAAGCGCGCCTCACCAATGGCTTCCAACAGCGGATCCAGGTCGGCGGCAGAATGCAGAGAATAGGTGGGAAGGAGCGTTTTCATGGTTGAGTTTGATGAGGGCGGAAACAGCGAGTGCGCTGCAATGGGGGTTGCAGCGCACTCGGTCAGACGTCAGACAGGGCAGACGAGCTTATTTATGGCTCTTATCCAGGTTTTTACCCAAGTCTTCTACCTGCTTCAGGAATTCCAGGGCGTCGGTGTCGCCGTAGGTGCCGTAGGCGGAGGAAATGGTGCCGCGTGCCCCGTCGGAGGTTTCCAGGGCATAGAGGATGGACATATCACTGGGGTCACTCTCCCCTTCAAAGCGGTAGAAATCCACAATCGTCACCTCATCGGGCGCGTAGCTCTTGGCCGATTCTTCGCTGATGGTATGCAGCCGGCCATCTTTTACGCGGAAGTCAGCTGTGAAACCTTCAGAGTTGAGGCGTTTTTCCACGTTTATTAAAGACCGTTCTTCTTCTTTGTCTTGCATGGGGAAGGGCGTTTGGTATGTAGGGAGAGCAATGGCGCAGGGGAAAAGAAAATCCCCGCATCGGCTATACGTAGCCAATGCGGGGACAGGTTGTTTTAATATCGGAGAAGAGAAACCGGCTACCTGGCAGCCTGGCGACTGGCGGCTGCCTCAATGGTTTTCTGCAGGCGGTCTACGTCAATAACCGAGCAGGCGCTGCCGCAGCCTTTGGCGCAGCCTTTGGCAGTTTTATCGAAAAAGGCCCGCCAGAAGATGCGGCCTACATAAAAGGCCGCGCCGGCAAAGAGCAGGGCTATAATGAGGTATTGTATCCACATGATGGTCACAAAACTACGAAGCCAAAGAAAAAGTTTAGGCGGGCGTGTGTGCCGGCCAATGTTCCCCAATTACTTCCTGCATCTCGGCGTGCACGGCGGTATTGGAGGCTACTACTTCCCGCCCGAAGATGGGGTCGCCGTCGTGCAGAAACTGCGTCACGTGGCCACCGGCCTCGCGCACCAGCAGAATGCCGGCGGCTACGTCGTAGGAGTTGATGTTGAACTCGAAATACCCATCAAAGCGGCCGGCGGCTACCCAGGCCAGGTCAATGGCGGCGGAGCCTACGCGGCGCACGCCGTTAGTGCGGCGCATAAACTCCTTCAGGATGGGCAGGTAGGTGTCGATGCGGTTGAAGTTGCTGTAGGGGAAGCCCGTGGCAATGAGGGAATGATTCAGGTCCTGGGTGGTGGAAACCCGGATGGGCTGCTCGTTGCAGAACGCCCCGCCGCCGCGCACGGCCCGGAAGCATTCCTTTTGGTTGACTTCGTAAATCACCCCAATCACCAGCTCGGCGCCCTGCATTAAAGCCACGCTCACGGAGTAGATGGGCAGGCCGTGGATGAAGTTGGTGGTGCCGTCCAGGGGGTCAATAATCCAGGTCAGCTCGGTGCCGGCGCTGGTGGCCTGGCTGCTGCCACCGGTGGTGCCTTCCTCGGTTATGAAGCCGGCCTCGGGCAGTAGCTCCCGCAACCCGGCTACCAGCAGCTTTTCCGCCTCTTGGTCTACGTAGGAGACCATATCGTGCAGGCCTTTGTGCTGAATGCGGCCCCGGTCGAAGGTAGCGGCTTCCTGATGAATGAACTGGCCGGCCCGGCGGGCTACCTCGGCTACCTGCAGGCTGAGTTGGTTGAAATCCATGAAGTGGAATTTATGTTTGGGACCCCTACTGTCATCCTGAGCTTGCGAAGGACCTTCTCCCGGCGGAACGATAATCGTTGTTACGACTCGTGCTGACGGGAGAAGGTCCTTCGGCTAACGCCTCAGGATGACAGTAGGGGTGTTAGTTAGATGTAAAACGGGTTTTGGAAGTAAACCGGCGTATCACCGTCAGCAAAAACAGCAACACCGCCAGTACCTGGCAGGCGGGGCCAATCAGCTCGCCGTAGCGGACGTAGAACGTCAGCTCCTCGTTCAGATGCACGGTGGCGCGGCTCACGGCCTGCACCCACCAGCCGGTTTGCTGGGTGATTTCGCCTTTCTGATTGATGAAGCCGGATATGCCCGTGTTGGCGGAGCGGGCAATGTCGCGGCGGGTTTCAATGGCGCGTAGGGTAGCGTACTGCAGGTGCTGCAAGTGGCCGGGCGAGTCAGACCACCAACCGTCGTTGGTGATAATGCCGATGAGCGTAGCGCCATTCTTCACGTAGTCGGCCACAAAGTCGCCATACACCGATTCATAGCAGATAACGGGCGCCAGGCGCAGGTTAGGCGTTTTGGTCTGGTACACGGTGCGCTCGGGCTGAGAGCCCAGGCCGCCGGCCGTGCCGCCCAAATCAATAACAAAAGCCGACAGCCACGGCGGTACGCCCTCCACGCCCGGCACCAGCCGCGACTTATGGTAGAACTCCGGCCGACCTACGGCCCCGGGGAAATGCACGGCCGCATTGAAGATATCATAGTAGCCCAAATCCTCGCGGAAGCGGGCGGTGGAGCTGGCTTCTTCCTTGGAGCGGTAGCGGCCCACGCTGGTCAGGCCGGTCACCAGCTCTACGCCGGGGTGCTGACCCAGCCACTGCCGGATACGCTGAATTTTCAGGTTGCCATCGAAGGAATCCTCGAAGTAAGTTTCATCCAGGGAGGTTTCGGGCCACAGTACCAGTTTAGTTTGCGGGGTCAGGTTTTTCCCGGTGAGGGTGAGCAGGCGCGTAAGCTGCTCATCGTAGGAAATGAAGTTGGGGCCGCTCTCAAACTTCTCATTGTAAGGGTCCACGTTGGGCTGAATCACCAGCACCTCGGCGGTAGCGCCTTTTTCCTGGTAGCTGCGGCCAATAATGGACGACAAGCTTATCGGCAGAACAACGGCCAGCACGGGCCACGCCCAGCGGAAGCGACCCTGCCCGAAGGTCCAGGGTGCTACACCTTCACGGCCAAACCAGGCCCAGAATACCAGCAGGTTTACGGCCCAGATCCAGACGGAGCCGCCCAGAAAGCCGGTGTACTCGTACCACTGCACCCACTGGTTGGCCTGCGCAAAGCCGTTGCCCAGCGTAAGCCAGGGCCAGGTGAGAAACCAGTGCAGGTGCAATTGCTCAAAGGCAATCCAGTAAACCGGTAAAGACAGGTAGCCCAGCGTAGGGCCCAGGCGCTTCTTGGTATGGTAGAACGCCATAACCGGCGCGCTCATCATCAAAGCATTACAGACCACGGCCGTGATGCCGCCGCCCAATGTGCTGTAGCTCACCCAGTAGGTGGTAAAGGCATTCCAGAGTACCAGCACCAGGTACGAGTAGCGCCACACCTTCCAGCCGCTGGAGCCGCGCTGCACCAGCAGCTGCTCCATCCGCAGATAGGGCACCCAGGCCACCAGCAGCAACAGGGCCAGGGCAGCGGGGTGCACCGGCCAGCCTGCCCACAGCAGGCCCGCGCTCAGGAAAGCCAGCAAGCTGGGCAGCCAATAGGCCCAACCGGCCACGGCCGGCGGGGCAATAGCAGCGGGAGCAGGGGCAAGGGTGGGGTTATTCGGCACGATGGTCTTCTTTATAACGGTCTTCTTTGATGCGTTCCTCCTTCAGGCCCTGCACCACCAGCACAATTTCGCCTTTGATGGCGGAGCGGCCCGCAAACTCGGCGGCCAGCTCGGAGAGAGAAGCCGTCACGGTTTCTTCAAACAGCTTGGTCAGCTCCCGGCTCACGGAGGCGGGGCGCTCGGGGCCCAGCACTTCGGCCAGCTGTTCCAGGGTTTTCACAATCCGGTGCGGCGACTCGTAAAAAATCATGGTGCGGGTTTCGGTGGCCAACTCCTTGAGGCGGGTCTGGCGGCCTTTTTTCACCGGCAGAAATCCTTCAAACGTAAACCGCTCGGCTCCGAAGCCCGATTTCAGTAGGGCCGGCACAAAGGCTGTGGCGCCCGGCAGGCACTCCACTTTCAGGCCCCGGGCCAGGCACTCGCGCACCAATAAAAAGCCGGGGTCAGAAATTCCGGGGGTGCCGGCATCCGACACCAGGGCCATTCGCTCGCCTTTTTCCAGCTTTTCCAGCAGGCGCTGCACCTGCTGGTGCTCGTTGTGGAGGTGGTAGCTGAGCATGGGCTTTTTCAGGCCCAGGTGCTGCATCAGGCGGCCGCTGGTGCGGGTATCTTCGGCCAATACGGTATCTACCTCGCCCAGAATGCGAATGGCCCGGAGGGTAATATCCTCCAGGTTGCCGATGGGGGTAGGAACCAGGTACAGAACGGTAGGCGTATCAGACATAAAGACAAAGGTAGTTGTCAGTTGCCGGTTGCCGGTTGTTGGTTACCAGCTGAAGATATTTGACCAAACCGGTAACAGGCAACTATCAACCGGCAACTGATTGCCCTTTATACTCCTCGGCCAGCTTATCAATGGCGGCGGCCAGCTGCCGGTCTTTTTCGGTCACGGTGTTGCCGGCATCGTGCGTGCGGAGCCGGAACGTAACCACGTTGTACTCATTGCTCCACCAGGGATGGTGGTTCTGATACTCGGCTTCCTCGGCTACATCGGTCATGAAGCTGAAGGCCGTCTGGAAGCTTTTGAACTTAAAAGTGCGGGTGAGGGCATTGTCTTGTTCGGTCCACATAACAGGGCAGAAGAAAGGGTGGGAGAAGAGCCGGAAGTAGTGTTTAAAATACGGGCTATCCTATACCCGCAGCCAATGGACCTCGTAAAAATCCGGACACCGTAATCTACGCTTTCTATGCCCTTACACCGTTTGTTAGATCAAAAGCTTAGTAAAGTCTATGAGCCTTCTTCCCGGATTGATGACGTGTTTAAAGGCTACGATATCACCTTTATTACCAATGAGCATGGGGAGCCAGTCACACTGTTCTTCGGCAAGCGCCGGCCCGATGGCGCCATTACCGGTGAGCGGTTCACGCGCACCATCAAGCGCAAGCCCGGCAGCCAGGAGGTGGCGCACAGCCACTGGGATTTGCGGGGCAAGATTATGCGCTAGCGGTTGAGCTGGCCCCGAACTTCCATCAGGGCAAAGCCCAGCAGGTTAAGGCCGGGCCATTCGGCGGGGTTAGCCGCCCGCGGATCGTCCTGCGCCAGTCCGATGCCCCAGATAACATCCACCGGGCTGGCTTCCACTAACACGCGCTGGCCGGTATCCAGAAGAAACTGGCGCAACGCGGGATACTGGCTGAATTTAGCCAGGTTGCCTTCCACCACGATGGCCACCCGGGCATCATTCCACAGGCCTTCCTCAAAATTTTGTACCTGGCGGCCCAGGGTTTTGGCTTGATGAGGATGAGGGGCGGCTAGGATGGCTTGCCGGGTAGCTTCATCCTGAAATAAACGCGCCTTTTCGGCCATCATGTAGTGCTCGGTGGTGGCGTAGGTCTGGCCATTTAGAGTGAAGGGCGCCGGGTACCACTGACTAAAGCATTCTTTGCCCACGGCAGCGCCCGGCCTTCCGGTATGGCCCCAGAAGAAAAGGTATTTCACAGGCTGCCTCTGGCTGAGGTAATCTAACAGGGCTTCGAGGGAGCGAACAGAGGCAAGAGCAGCAGCCATAAAGGAAAAAGAAGGCGGCGGTGGGTTCAGGGCTACCTCTCATCAAACCTAAACCTAATTCCAAAAACCACAGTACACTTTCTAGAATGAATTCCCATTCCACCTGCTGACCTTTTCTATGGCAACCGACCACAACAACCGCCCCATACGCGTTATAAACGACGATACCACCGATGAAGAGTTGGCTGCCGGCCACATCATTCCCGGGGCAAACCCACCTAAAAACGAAGATGCCCGCGGGGGCTTCGGCAACCGCGACGGCAAAGAAGGTTTTGGCACCGACAGCGGCAATGGCAGCACGGCCGTATCAGTAAACGAGAATACCGACAACATTCAGCATCCGCATGATAATATGCGCACCGAGGATGAAGGCCGCCCTAATGGTCCTAACCAGGACATGCCCGAAGAGCGGGACCTGGATCTGGAGTCGCGCCGGCCGGTAGATGAGCTGGATGCCGACGACGCCCGCCCCGGCCGCGACGAAATGCAGAACCCCAACTCCCGCGTGGGCATGGACCAGATGGAGCCCCGCCCCACCGGTACCAACGCCGACCTCGCCCGCCAGGGCACCAACGCCGACCTGACCGACCCCAACGCCACCGATACCGCCATTGACCAGTAAATATTTCACCCGGCTCCCTATTCTCTGAGGGTGCGGAGCCGGGCTTTTTTTGTTCACTTTTAACGGAAACGCGCCATGCCTTATAAGAGCAATAGCACCAACCAGCAGTCGAAGGAGAACCACGGCAACCCCGCCGGCACCGGCCAGCCCAAAGCCGAATCTTTGCCCGTCAATCAGCTCGATCCGGATCTGGAGGATCGGTTGGAACAGGAAGCGGCTGATGCACGTCAGCGTCACCCCAACCGCAACCTCGACAAGCCTGATATTGATAAACCCGCCTACAGCTAGGCTGTTTTTGGTTTGACTCCCGGCACCTTCCAGCTTTGGAAGGTGCTTTTTTTATTTCCTGCCTAAGATTATCCGCTGCTATGGCCCGCTTTGTTACCACTGATGTGCACGGCTGCCTGCGCACCCTGCGCCGCGCCCTGGAAGAAATTGTCCTGTTTTCGCCCCGCGACGAGCTCTATGTGCTGGGCGACTACGTGAACAAGGGCCCCGACAGCAAAGGCGTGCTCGACTACCTGATGCAGCTGCAGGCGCGCGGGCTGGCCGTACACTGCCTGCGCGGCAACCACGACCAGGAGCTGCTGGATGCCGCCCACGGCCACATAGGAAAAACCTGGGCCTCCCCCGCCGACCGGGAACTGACCCTCAGCAGCTTTGGCGCCGCCACGGCCGCCGATATTCCGCCCGTTTATCTGCACTGGCTGAATGCGCTGCCCTATGAGTTTGACCTGACGGATTTTGTGCTGGTGCACGCGGGCTTCGATTTTCGCCAGCCGCCGGATCTTATGCGGCAGGATCATCAGACCATGATGAACATTAAGCAATTCACCTTTGATGCTTCCCGCCTGCAGGGAAAGCGGCTGGTGCACGGCCATGTGCCCACGCCCGTAGCGGAGGTGCGCCGGCGGATAGCGGTGAAAGCCGGGGCCCTGAACCTGGACACCGGCTGCGTGTACCGCCACAACCCGGAGCTGGCCCACCTCAGCGTCCTGAACCTGGATACGCTTACGCTGCACACGGTGCCCAATAGCGAGGAGCCTTATACCATTGCTAAACGGCCTTCCTAACGCTTCCCAATCGGGGCAACCCGCTAGTTGGCAGTTCCCCACCCCCGCCGTACCTTTGAACCTATGGAAACCCACGCCCCCATCATTGCCCGAGACACGGTTATCTTTGATTTGATCCGTCAGGAAAAAGAACGTCAGACGCATGGCATCGAGCTGATTGCCTCCGAGAACTATGTTTCGGAGCAGGTGATGCAGGCGCAGGGCTCTATTCTGACCAATAAATACGCTGAGGGCCTGCCTGGCAAGCGCTACTATGGCGGCTGCGAAATCGTAGACCAGATTGAGCAGCTGGCCATTGACCGGGCCAAGGAGCTGTTTGGCGTGGAGTGGGTGAACGTGCAGCCGCACTCGGGCGCGCAGGCCAACGCCGCCGTGATGCTGGCGGTATTGCAGCCCGGCGACAAAATCCTGGGTTTCGACCTTTCCCACGGCGGCCACCTCACGCACGGCTCGCCGGTAAACTTCTCCGGCAAGCTCTATAAGCCGTCTTTCTATGGCGTGGAACCCGAAACCGGCCTCATCGACTGGCAGAAAGTAAAGGAAACTGCCAAGCGCGAGCAGCCTAAGCTCATCATCTGCGGCGCCTCGGCCTACTCCCGCGACTGGGACTACAAAGCCCTGCGCGAAGCCGCCGACGAGGTAGGTGCCCTGCTGCTGGCCGATATTTCGCACCCTTCCGGCCTCATTGCCAAGGGCTTGCTGAATAACCCCTTCGAGCACTGCCACATTGTTACCACCACCACGCATAAAACCCTGCGCGGCCCGCGCGGCGGCCTCATTATGCTGGGCAAGGACTTCGAAAACCCCTTCGGCCTGAAAACGCCCAAAGGCGACATCCGCATGATGTCAGCCTTGCTGGACTCGGGCGTATTCCCCGGCACGCAGGGCGGCCCCTTGGAGCACGTCATCGGCGCTAAGGCCGTGGCCTTTGGCGAGTGCCTCTCTGATGCTTACACTGACTACACCCAGCAGGTAATCCGCAATGCCCAGGCTCTGGCCAAAGGCTTTGTAGACCGTGGCTACCAGATTATCTCCGGCGGCACCGATAACCACCTGATGCTGATTGATCTGCGCAGCAAAGGACTCACCGGCAAGCTGGCGGAGAATACCCTCATCAAGGCCGATATCACCATCAACAAAAACATGGTGCCCTTCGATGATAAGTCGCCCTTCGTGACCAGTGGTATGCGGATCGGCTCAGCCGCCGTGACCACCCGCGGTCTGAAGGAAGCCGATATGAGCCGCATTGTGGAGTTCATTGATGATGTGCTGATGCACCACGACAATGACACCCACCTGGGGCAGGTGCGCCGGCAGATAAACGAGTGGATGCAGCAGTTTCCGCTGTTTGCCTAACCAAGAGGGCCGGCGCGTTAGTGCCGGCCTTCTGGCAGTTCACTTCTCTCTCATCACGCACCAGGGCACATGCCACAAGGAAGTCAAACGAAGTATGGTCTGTTCGGGAAACTGAAGGCTGTGGAAGGGAAAGGGGAGGAGTTGGCCGCCATTCTGCTGGAAGCGGCGCAACTGGTTTCCTCGGCTAAGGGGTGTTGGATTTATCTGGTCAGCCAGGATGTGCACAACGCCTCGGTGGTTTGGGTTACGGAAGTATGGGAAACCCAGGAGGACCATGACAATTCCCTTAAAGCCCCTGCAGTACGAGCCCTGATTAGCAAGGCCATGCCCCTGCTGGATGGTGCCCCCGAAAAAGGAACCACGCTGGCAGTATTAGGAGGGAAAGGCCTGCAATAGAACCTGTTCCGGGGGCGGCGTTGTTGCATGCGTTGCCATAAGCGCCATAAAGTGGAAGGGCCAACATCTGAAAGGATAGCCATTTCGTTTATGCCTCCACGGCACTCGTTATTCCTTAATTCAGCATTTTCTCTTTTCAGTGAATCAGCCTCAATTACAAACAGGACCCACGCTGGGCGACCAGCACGAAATGTCCTTCATTGACCACCTGGAGGCGTTGCGCTGGCACATCATTCGTGCCGCCATTGCAGTTGTAGTATTTACCCTGGCGGCGTTTTTTGCCAAGGACTTCCTGTTCCACGACCTGATTCTGGGCCCCTCCCGCCCCGATTTCTGGACCTACCGCATGTTCTGCAAGTTTGGCGCCTGGGTAGGTGCGCCGGATCTGTGCATCGATAAAATCGGGTTTGTAATTCAGAACCGTGAAATGAGCGGGCAGCTCACCATGCACATCAGCACCTCCTTTATTGTGGGTCTGGTGCTGGGCTTCCCGTATCTGTTCTGGGAAGTATGGCGCTTTATTAAGCCCGGCCTCTACCCACACGAGCGGAATAACTCGCAGGGTGCCGTGTTCTTCGTGTCGGTGCTGTTTATGCTGGGGCTGCTGTTCGGCTACTACATTGCCGCCCCGCTCAGCATCAATTTCCTGGCGGGCTACGTGGTAGACCCCACCATTGAAAACCAGATTGACATGCAGAGCTACATTTCCACGCTCACTACCATGTCCATGTCCTGTGCTTTTGTGTTTGAACTGCCCATGATTGTGTTCTTCCTGGCCAAAGCTGGGATGATTACCCCCGAAATCATGCGCGTGTACCGCAAGCACGCTATTGTGGTGATTCTGGTAATAGCTGCTATCATCACGCCCCCGGACGTTTCGGCGCAGATTATTGTTACCATTCCTATTCTGCTGCTCTACGAGCTGAGCATTAACATTGCCCGCATGGTGCGCCGCAACGATACTGCCCGCCTCAACGCCCAACTGGCCGAAAATAAAGGCGTCGCCTGATTTTCTGTCTTCATCTTCCTTTCTGATTTACGCTATGACACTTGCCATCGGCTCCGACCACGCCGGCTTTGAGTACAAGCAAATGCTGCTCGCATGGCTGCGCGATAACGGCTACCAGGTGGAGGACTTCGGAACCTATTCAGCGGACTCCGTAGACTACCCCGACTTTGTGCACCCGCTGGCCAGCGCCATAGAAGCCGGTGATTTTGAACGGGGAATCCTGGTGTGCGGCTCCGCCAATGGGGTAGCCATCACGGCTAACAAGCACCGGGGTGTGCGCGCCGCCATTGCCTGGATGCCGGAGATATCGCGCCTGGCCCGCCAGCACAACGATGCCAATATTATTTGCGTGCCCGCACGCTTTATCAGCGAGGAAGACGCCCGCGCCATCGTCAGCGAGTTTCTGAACACCGCTTTTGAAGGGGGCCGCCACCTGACCAGGGTAAATAAAATCGACTGCTAAGCCTGCCGGCTATCTGGCCGGCGAGTCCTGCTAAGAAAAAGCCCCTGATATCCAGTGTGATATCAGGGGCTTTTCGCTTATTCATTATTTCCGCTGATAGAGACGCGGCGTGCCGGCGGGCTTATAGCGCCCGAATACGGTGGGGGCCTTGTATTGCAGCTCCGGCATAAGGCCGGTCTGGTCGATGATATAGCGGGGTAGGCTGCTGGCCATATTGCGGGTAAGGCGCACCACAGCCGCATACTCGTTGAGGTGGCCAAAATCAATCTGCGAGAGGTCCCAGTCGAGGTAAGGGGTAACCAGCTGGTTCTGCAGATAGGGGCTGCGGTCGGGGCCCAGCACCAGCAGGGGCTGGTTTTGCAGCTTGGCGTAGGTGGGGTTGGGCCGCACGGCATAGTTGGCCTCGCTGGGCAGCCGCAGCACACCTTCCAGGTGAAGTAGGCTGCGGTAGCGCACGGTTGTCACCACCCCAATCAGGACCAGCAGCAGCACGTTCGTCAGCCAGGGGCGGGGGCTTTTCTGCCACAGGAATAAGCTGAAATACGCGGCCGGGGGCAGCAGCAGCACCAGGCTGCCGGGGGCCGTGCCGCGCGTGAGCAGCAAAATGCCCAGTGCCACCATCAGCCAGCTCAGCATCAGCTGCTGAAACTTCACCTGAAAAACCAGCCCCAGCGGCGTGGTAAACGTGCGCAGCAGGGAAAGCACCAACACGGCGCCGGGCACAATTAAAAGTTTGAGCAGCAGCTCGCGCGGCAGCCCTTCCTGCGCCGCCGCCAGCCCATAGAGCATGGGCCGCAAATGAAACTGGTTGAGGCCCGGCAGAGCATCGGCGTACAGGCAGAGAGTGGCCACTACGGCATAAGGAAACAGAAAACCACACACCAGCAGCAAAAAGCTGCGGAAGGAGTTGGCCGCGAAGATGATAACGGCAAACAAACCCACCAGCAGAAACAGCGCCAGCGGCAGGAAGGCCAGAGCGGCGGTACCAATCAGGAACCCGGCCCGGAACAGGCGGCGGTTATCATAGCCTTCCCGCAGGGTGGGCAGCAGGGCGCTCAGGGCGTACACAACGCCGGTTTGCCCCAGCAGCAGCGGAGAAAGGGTATCCAGGTCGGTGGTGATGCTGCCCAGCAGCAGGTAGGTGAGAGCCACCAGATAGCCCCGCTCCGGGTGTACGCCGCTGCGGTTGAGCACAAAGTTCAGGCGCAGGGCCTGCGCTACCAGCGCCGTGAGGGCCAGCAGGCGGTAAAGCCACACGGGCCGGGAGGCTATAGTATCCAGCAGACCCAGAAATACCGTGACCAGGGGCGCCATGCTGTCGTACAGGTCGCGGTAGGGAATGGCCCCGGCGTGGATTCGCTCCCCCACCAGCAGGGCGTGCAGTTCGGCGGGCGTTACGGGCAGGCCCAGTAGCAGGGGCAGCCGCAGCCCCAAAATCAGCAGCAGCAGGGCTGCCAGCCGCGTAAGAAGCGTACTTTTGAAGAAACCTAGCAAGGAGCAGAAAGCAACAAACCGATAAATAAGGCCGCCGGATACCCGACGCCGGGCCGGCCGCCGTCAAAAGTAGCAGGTAGGCCGCGCACTTCGACCGTATAAGCCTGATAGATGCGGCGCATATCTATCGGTTTAGGAAGCCCCGAAACCCGTACCTTTGTTTTTCTAACGTATGGAAAGTAAACGACAACAGAAATTTGCCAGCCTGTTACAGCAGGAACTGGCCTCCGTTTTGCAGCGCGACCTGCCCCACCTGTTCCCGGGCCTGGCGCCGGGCATCAGCACCGTGCGCGTATCGCCGGATCTGGGCGTTGCCCGCATTTACCTGAGCAGCCTGCTGGCCAATAGCGGCGA carries:
- a CDS encoding putative quinol monooxygenase, which produces MPQGSQTKYGLFGKLKAVEGKGEELAAILLEAAQLVSSAKGCWIYLVSQDVHNASVVWVTEVWETQEDHDNSLKAPAVRALISKAMPLLDGAPEKGTTLAVLGGKGLQ
- the tatC gene encoding twin-arginine translocase subunit TatC — its product is MNQPQLQTGPTLGDQHEMSFIDHLEALRWHIIRAAIAVVVFTLAAFFAKDFLFHDLILGPSRPDFWTYRMFCKFGAWVGAPDLCIDKIGFVIQNREMSGQLTMHISTSFIVGLVLGFPYLFWEVWRFIKPGLYPHERNNSQGAVFFVSVLFMLGLLFGYYIAAPLSINFLAGYVVDPTIENQIDMQSYISTLTTMSMSCAFVFELPMIVFFLAKAGMITPEIMRVYRKHAIVVILVIAAIITPPDVSAQIIVTIPILLLYELSINIARMVRRNDTARLNAQLAENKGVA
- the rpiB gene encoding ribose 5-phosphate isomerase B, whose product is MTLAIGSDHAGFEYKQMLLAWLRDNGYQVEDFGTYSADSVDYPDFVHPLASAIEAGDFERGILVCGSANGVAITANKHRGVRAAIAWMPEISRLARQHNDANIICVPARFISEEDARAIVSEFLNTAFEGGRHLTRVNKIDC